One Succinispira mobilis DSM 6222 genomic window carries:
- a CDS encoding aspartate-semialdehyde dehydrogenase, with translation MKKYNVAILGATGAVGQEFLTLIEERNFPFNELRLLASKRSAGKVINFMGKDYTVEEATKDSFTNIDIALFAGGSISKEFAPYAVNAGAVVIDNSSSFRMDPEVPLVVAEVNPDAICKHKGIIANPNCSTIIMCMALKPIYDLAKIKRIVVSTYQAVSGAGKEGIDELDNQVAAHVKGEEMVANILPSASLDKHYPIAFNLIPQIDVFLDNDYTKEEMKMVLETKKIFDDQQMAITATTIRVPVYRSHSESINVELEKSLEIPQIKAALSSFPGVTVQDNPQEMLYPMPLYTSNLDDVYVGRIRKDESLANTYNMWVVGDQIRKGAALNTLQIAEVMIERGLI, from the coding sequence ATGAAAAAATATAATGTTGCAATCTTAGGTGCTACTGGAGCTGTCGGCCAAGAATTTTTAACTTTAATCGAAGAACGAAATTTCCCTTTCAACGAATTACGACTTTTAGCCTCAAAACGTTCTGCGGGTAAAGTGATTAATTTTATGGGCAAAGACTACACCGTAGAAGAAGCCACTAAAGATTCCTTTACAAATATTGATATTGCCCTATTTGCAGGTGGCTCGATCAGTAAAGAATTTGCGCCTTATGCTGTAAATGCTGGTGCAGTTGTCATTGATAATTCTAGTTCCTTCCGCATGGATCCCGAAGTTCCTCTAGTTGTAGCTGAAGTTAATCCTGATGCTATTTGTAAACACAAAGGGATAATTGCTAACCCTAACTGTTCAACAATCATTATGTGTATGGCGCTAAAACCAATTTATGATTTAGCTAAAATCAAGAGAATTGTTGTGTCAACTTATCAAGCAGTTTCTGGTGCTGGTAAAGAAGGTATTGATGAATTAGACAACCAAGTGGCTGCTCACGTTAAAGGCGAAGAAATGGTTGCCAATATTTTACCTAGCGCTAGCTTAGATAAACATTACCCGATTGCCTTTAATTTAATTCCACAAATTGACGTATTTTTAGATAATGATTATACTAAAGAAGAAATGAAAATGGTTCTAGAAACCAAGAAAATTTTTGATGATCAACAAATGGCAATTACCGCTACGACAATTCGTGTGCCGGTTTATCGGAGTCATTCTGAGTCGATTAATGTTGAATTAGAAAAATCTCTGGAAATACCTCAAATCAAAGCAGCTTTAAGCTCATTTCCTGGAGTTACTGTGCAAGATAATCCCCAAGAAATGCTTTACCCCATGCCACTATACACTTCAAATTTAGATGATGTTTATGTCGGCCGAATTCGTAAAGATGAGTCTTTAGCTAATACCTACAACATGTGGGTGGTAGGTGATCAAATTCGCAAAGGCGCGGCTTTGAACACCTTGCAAATCGCTGAAGTAATGATTGAACGTGGTTTAATTTAA
- the thiD gene encoding bifunctional hydroxymethylpyrimidine kinase/phosphomethylpyrimidine kinase translates to MKNLLTIAGSDSSGGAGIQADLKTFAAHGTFGMSVITAITAQNTQGVRAVENITATMVKEQIDAIFEDIPVHAVKIGMVSETPIIECIADRLRYYQPEYIVVDPVMVSKSGYLLLEPSACKALCQKLIPLATLVTPNLPEAEVIVGFPVKTKADMLLAAKHIINLGAKNVLVKGGHLESSADDLLFDGTTSTWFTAERQATKNTHGTGCTLSSALASNLANNVPLIQAVTNSKAYISKAIEYSLALGKGCGPTHHFVDLYKLAGWL, encoded by the coding sequence ATGAAAAATCTGCTTACTATTGCTGGTTCAGACAGTAGCGGTGGCGCTGGTATACAAGCCGATCTAAAGACTTTTGCTGCTCACGGCACTTTTGGCATGAGCGTTATTACCGCCATTACTGCGCAAAATACTCAAGGAGTCCGTGCAGTAGAAAACATCACTGCTACTATGGTTAAAGAACAAATCGATGCCATTTTCGAAGATATTCCTGTTCATGCCGTAAAAATAGGCATGGTTTCAGAAACTCCGATCATTGAATGTATTGCTGACAGATTACGTTATTATCAACCAGAATATATCGTAGTTGACCCTGTAATGGTCTCTAAAAGCGGCTACTTATTATTAGAACCATCTGCTTGTAAAGCGCTTTGCCAAAAACTTATTCCTTTAGCTACCCTAGTTACGCCGAATTTACCAGAAGCAGAGGTAATTGTTGGTTTTCCCGTAAAAACCAAAGCAGATATGCTATTAGCCGCTAAGCATATAATTAATTTAGGTGCTAAAAATGTGCTAGTAAAAGGCGGACACTTAGAAAGTAGCGCTGATGATTTGCTTTTTGATGGTACCACCAGCACTTGGTTTACCGCGGAACGTCAAGCTACTAAAAATACCCACGGCACTGGTTGTACACTCTCTAGTGCCTTAGCTAGTAATTTAGCTAATAATGTTCCGCTAATACAAGCCGTAACTAATAGTAAAGCTTATATTAGTAAAGCAATTGAATATTCGCTAGCCCTAGGCAAAGGTTGTGGCCCAACCCATCACTTTGTTGATTTATATAAATTAGCTGGCTGGCTATAG
- the dapG gene encoding aspartate kinase, with protein sequence MRIIVQKFGGTSVATKEARTAVIGKIKNALDKGYSSIVVVSAMGRSGDTYATDTLINVAKAENPTIGKRELDAIMCCGEIISASVMSAAMQKEGLKAVLLTGGQAGIITDDNFSAARIIRVETRNLIKLLNEGYIPVVCGFQGVTADMLNITTIGRGGSDTTAAALGAALNAEVVEIYTDVDGIMTTDPRIVKEAKVLDCISYGEICQLAHQGAKVIHPRAVEIAMQKNIQLVVRSTFSDAPGTLITNNTRVETSDIILDDRVASGISFLKDIAQIRIDTNREDNTVSIRIFSELARNHINVDCLNVHPGEILFTVNSSDLDRSMSVLKEAGFDPSFRDNCAKISVVGGGMKDVPGVMATFVSAIANQGITILQTVDSTNTISAVVEQEYLHDTVKALHDAFNLAK encoded by the coding sequence ATGCGCATTATTGTTCAAAAATTTGGTGGAACTTCTGTAGCCACAAAAGAAGCCCGCACTGCTGTTATTGGCAAAATTAAAAATGCCTTAGATAAAGGTTATAGTAGCATAGTAGTTGTATCTGCTATGGGCAGAAGTGGTGACACTTATGCAACAGATACCTTGATTAATGTAGCTAAAGCAGAAAATCCAACTATTGGCAAGCGCGAGCTTGATGCAATAATGTGTTGTGGCGAAATCATATCTGCCTCTGTAATGTCTGCGGCCATGCAAAAAGAGGGCTTAAAAGCAGTTTTGCTAACTGGCGGCCAAGCTGGAATAATCACTGATGATAATTTTTCAGCAGCACGTATTATTCGAGTTGAAACCAGAAATCTAATCAAACTTCTAAATGAAGGCTACATACCCGTAGTTTGCGGTTTCCAAGGCGTTACTGCGGATATGCTTAATATTACAACTATTGGACGTGGTGGCAGTGATACTACAGCTGCGGCTCTAGGAGCAGCTTTAAATGCTGAGGTAGTGGAAATTTATACTGATGTTGACGGAATAATGACCACTGATCCACGCATTGTAAAAGAAGCTAAAGTGCTTGATTGCATTAGCTATGGAGAAATATGCCAATTAGCCCATCAAGGTGCTAAGGTTATTCATCCACGCGCAGTAGAAATTGCTATGCAAAAAAATATCCAATTAGTGGTCCGTTCTACTTTTTCTGACGCTCCTGGTACTTTAATTACTAATAATACTCGTGTAGAAACCAGCGATATTATTTTAGATGATCGGGTGGCTAGTGGAATAAGTTTTTTAAAGGACATAGCGCAAATAAGAATTGATACGAATCGCGAAGACAACACTGTAAGTATCCGTATTTTTTCTGAACTTGCGCGCAATCATATAAATGTTGACTGTCTAAATGTTCATCCTGGAGAAATTCTCTTTACGGTAAACTCCAGCGATTTAGACCGTTCCATGTCTGTTCTCAAGGAAGCTGGTTTTGATCCTAGTTTCCGCGACAACTGCGCAAAAATTTCTGTAGTAGGTGGCGGTATGAAAGATGTACCTGGGGTGATGGCTACTTTTGTTAGTGCTATTGCTAATCAAGGGATAACAATTCTCCAAACTGTTGATTCTACTAATACAATTTCCGCTGTCGTAGAGCAAGAATATTTACATGATACTGTTAAGGCCTTACACGATGCTTTTAATTTAGCAAAATAG
- the dapB gene encoding 4-hydroxy-tetrahydrodipicolinate reductase: MIKTLVTGALGRMGRETLKAVHNSKTLELCAAVDINPTTQTLGQIIGAELALPMHTELSKALEAAKPRVVVDFTRPDVVMTNLRLVLSKGIFAVVGTTGFSEADLQELDQLAKANDTAVLIAPNFSIGAILMMRYAAEAIKYLPKAEIIELHHDQKLDAPSGTAILTAKKMAEARGGYLKQGAEGEKELLIGARGAEYEGIHIHSVRLQGYVAHQEVIFGGLGETLTIRHDSISRESFMPGVVLACEKIVSQRGLVYGLDKLL; encoded by the coding sequence ATGATTAAAACACTAGTAACTGGTGCGCTTGGAAGAATGGGGCGCGAAACTTTAAAAGCAGTACACAATTCTAAAACTCTAGAACTTTGTGCTGCCGTAGATATTAATCCTACAACACAAACTCTAGGTCAAATAATCGGTGCCGAATTAGCTTTACCTATGCACACCGAGCTAAGCAAAGCTTTAGAAGCAGCTAAGCCTCGAGTAGTAGTTGATTTTACTCGACCCGATGTAGTAATGACAAATTTACGCCTTGTTCTAAGCAAAGGGATTTTTGCAGTAGTTGGAACGACAGGTTTTAGTGAAGCTGATTTGCAAGAATTAGACCAATTAGCTAAAGCTAATGACACGGCAGTTTTAATTGCGCCGAATTTTTCTATTGGTGCAATTTTAATGATGCGTTATGCGGCTGAAGCCATAAAATACTTACCTAAAGCCGAAATTATCGAATTACATCATGATCAAAAATTAGATGCCCCATCGGGAACAGCTATCCTTACCGCAAAGAAAATGGCTGAAGCTCGCGGTGGTTATCTAAAGCAAGGTGCTGAAGGTGAAAAGGAACTTTTAATCGGAGCACGGGGTGCCGAATATGAAGGTATCCATATTCATAGCGTACGTTTACAAGGTTACGTTGCTCATCAAGAAGTTATCTTTGGTGGCTTGGGCGAAACTTTAACTATTCGTCATGATTCTATTTCCCGTGAAAGTTTTATGCCTGGCGTCGTGCTTGCTTGTGAAAAAATTGTAAGTCAGCGCGGTTTGGTTTATGGTTTAGATAAATTATTATAA
- a CDS encoding MFS transporter, which translates to MKKISFLAQWQKNLFVLWFGVLLACASYTMIIPFLPMYLINELGVETERVNFWSGLIFSIAFLGGAVMAPYWGAQADKKGKMSMIIRAGFSLAFVYALAAVVRNEYELLIVRAAQGIVSGFVPASMSLVANSLPRDKTGWGLGLMQTAISTGSILGPLFGGLLANYFTMRWSFVIAGMNIFLATLAVKFFVREERQILNQGHESFKKDFAIAYENKPLLHTLLLFSVVQGCIMMLQPLLTLYIGKLQGSMQGAMVASGIIFSLIGVAGIVAAPYWGGLGQKKGFGKTLFLVLFGAGIAVGLQTIINNLWLFGLGQFIFGLFLAGTSPTMNANLVNFSEVDFRGRAFGLATSFHQLGSMLGPIIGGALGSWIPTNYIFLVTSAILLVASFTVRKRVEFREK; encoded by the coding sequence TTGAAAAAAATAAGTTTTTTGGCGCAGTGGCAAAAAAATTTATTTGTCCTGTGGTTTGGAGTTTTACTGGCTTGTGCTAGCTATACAATGATTATACCTTTTCTACCAATGTATTTAATTAACGAGCTAGGAGTAGAAACAGAAAGGGTTAATTTTTGGTCAGGCTTAATTTTTTCGATAGCCTTTTTGGGTGGAGCAGTTATGGCTCCGTATTGGGGAGCACAAGCAGATAAAAAAGGAAAAATGAGTATGATTATTCGGGCTGGATTTTCTTTGGCTTTTGTTTATGCGTTAGCCGCTGTAGTGCGGAATGAATATGAATTATTAATCGTGAGGGCGGCTCAAGGAATTGTTAGTGGTTTTGTTCCAGCTTCTATGTCTTTAGTTGCGAACTCTTTGCCAAGAGATAAAACTGGTTGGGGTTTAGGTTTAATGCAAACCGCAATTTCGACTGGTTCAATATTAGGTCCTCTTTTTGGAGGCTTACTAGCAAACTATTTTACTATGCGTTGGTCATTTGTTATTGCAGGAATGAATATTTTTTTAGCGACTTTGGCAGTTAAATTTTTTGTGCGCGAAGAGCGGCAAATTTTAAATCAGGGACATGAATCATTTAAAAAAGATTTTGCTATTGCTTATGAAAATAAACCACTGCTGCATACTTTGCTGTTATTTAGTGTCGTGCAAGGTTGTATTATGATGTTACAACCGTTATTGACACTTTATATTGGCAAACTACAAGGAAGTATGCAAGGGGCGATGGTTGCTTCGGGTATAATATTTTCGCTAATAGGTGTGGCAGGGATAGTTGCAGCACCATATTGGGGTGGGCTTGGGCAGAAAAAAGGGTTCGGAAAAACTTTGTTTTTAGTATTATTTGGAGCAGGCATTGCCGTAGGCTTGCAAACAATTATTAATAATCTTTGGCTGTTTGGCTTAGGTCAATTTATTTTCGGCTTGTTTTTAGCTGGAACATCGCCAACGATGAATGCTAATCTAGTTAATTTTTCTGAAGTTGATTTTCGAGGTCGTGCTTTTGGGTTGGCAACAAGTTTTCATCAACTGGGTTCGATGTTAGGTCCGATAATTGGAGGAGCTTTAGGTTCATGGATACCAACTAATTATATTTTTTTAGTTACCAGTGCAATCTTATTAGTTGCAAGTTTTACTGTGAGAAAGCGTGTGGAGTTTAGAGAAAAATAA
- the ybaK gene encoding Cys-tRNA(Pro) deacylase, whose amino-acid sequence MKYKKTNAMRELDKATINYTVLCYPVDEHNLAADYVAQKIQQPLEIVFKTLAILNEKKELIIACIPGDQELDLKKLAKVAKNKKVEMLELKELLNQTGYVRGGCSPLAIKKRHSTFMQQTALNFPEIVVSAGQRGLQIKLNPQDLINYLHIQVADIIQ is encoded by the coding sequence ATGAAATATAAAAAAACTAATGCCATGCGCGAACTAGACAAAGCCACAATAAATTATACCGTACTTTGCTATCCAGTCGATGAACATAACCTAGCTGCCGATTATGTCGCCCAAAAAATTCAGCAACCGCTTGAAATTGTTTTCAAGACTTTAGCAATTTTAAATGAAAAAAAAGAACTTATTATCGCCTGCATTCCTGGCGACCAAGAACTAGACTTAAAAAAATTAGCTAAAGTTGCCAAAAACAAAAAAGTAGAAATGCTTGAGCTAAAAGAGTTGTTAAATCAAACTGGCTATGTCCGAGGTGGTTGCTCACCGCTGGCCATAAAAAAAAGGCATTCAACTTTTATGCAGCAAACTGCTTTAAATTTTCCTGAAATTGTAGTAAGTGCGGGGCAACGCGGCTTGCAAATTAAACTTAATCCCCAAGATTTAATCAATTATTTGCACATACAAGTGGCTGATATTATTCAATAG